In Cheilinus undulatus linkage group 14, ASM1832078v1, whole genome shotgun sequence, a genomic segment contains:
- the knl1 gene encoding kinetochore scaffold 1 isoform X3 has protein sequence MEPSDPAKNEGGSGYRRRLSSILKAPRKSIRVPDQEQQENKVECAKPVEKRNSRRVSFAPANDVLLFSKDVKNVSPAQSPLQALMAATADPQNRVQFAITEDGIQQITGMDTLLNAPLHASQQNDKVTLDSGMEFGERTVMFSTEDAFMDMTHCHTINIARDEELADISLQNYHILPTGGEKTVIFSADDGSMDMTMNQSVNMPSGTASLPTSRSMDSRAEKENKSSSVSPLDADFGNFLASLSKPGRPSVNPIVTRKTSTVGVSSGQPNNSLALSRTQQADVDKENQPPSSVSVVMEKTLNMPSALYPEDDVSMDMTEAQTGRIQAFDDDDDDDDDDGPFKCLFPSQEMYSQLGNKFSQTSGKTKQQQSRKTMPALNSKDMTSMKNPPPRVSLPGQQFNFEQKEEHREKTIVFSASEDFMDMTKSHTVNISSGSFLPPSKNLGILQSGRIIDNTASEQGRKVENRSAKDVDEGFKNFLASLTKSSARSAKPVSTGVVPPPAASKSFGETFKGEAIRPDKDTSMEGLPGSDDPFQFLVPTKDMYQNSDSLQSAKMTSGQKNSKVQESSNCAGFETSLKPSLKSKVQRNEVEYDFEEDCREKTVRFSADDSAMDVTRSYTVNIATDVVKKLHQNVESLPACGEKTVRFNANDAAMDVTRSYTVNIATSLDAQQKEDFLSACGDKTLRFTEKEAAMDVTQSHTVNIATNLDQEVLQGVDLLPSCEDKTLRFDGNDAAMDVTQCHTVNISGSFLPSSTDEDILQSGRKMDNVASQQRRKTENLSAKDVDEGFKNFLASLTKSSAPSAKPVSTGVVPPPAASKSFGETFKGEAIHPDKDTNMEGLPGSDDPFQFLVPTKDMYQNSDSLQSAKMTSGQKNNKVQEPSNRAGFETSLKPSLKSKVQRNEVEYDFEEDCREKTVRFSADDAAMDVTRSYTVNIATDVVKQLHQNLDSLPACGEKTVRFSADDAAMDVTRSYTVNIATDVVKEPHQNVDFLPACGEKTVRFSADDAAMDVTRSYTVNIATDVKEPHQNVDSLPACAEKTVRFSADDAAMDVTRSYTVNIATDVVKEPHQNVDSLLPCGEKTVRFSADDAAMDETRSCTVNIATNDAAMDETQCLAVNITRSSAPDSVIPNQDSNSITTQKDDVFHGMSREIEQYHPHRNRSLPANSLDSGLKISQPRTSRSWGNSRLTKGDPQETEDPDAFLDDPKTQKNDVNGGKAANENMTAADVSMDMNEAQTGQILNPVSGDESPQVCSSTQEMDLDSDQSKKTEMSLQNNKVPEASCTDDVKTANRTDSLDSNESEIWKEPEPKNQTFSLAQKTESSPAAIDDEAAVSRKFRRKSLADLQSKLRRLSHLLNTAPDAVPMESCTVTLPVLDQNMDKSPKDKTNSLPLVEPESELGFVTTEEDAHAQCLLQEGETSTATTTPFKLKTKQLMSRLSVGGFKAKLPQRTKPEDSKKVNSVGEHTKTMTVNVTHQLGNFDADVSDIYDEELGSCEDMSEMIDSRTPQKATENCSPSQKLSMDSPLEVDVPFFISPVCGNKRPLATDEKDMGEDEKRRKSSDEMAADIEEEFKSHVYVAVDSDGNMTTAPSMTTQSTDFSNSSHTASRHEATFESTFKQSLFESQLEGYANDVQRKLADGTITVLEFFKLFNIDFVIHNPRQSVLPGRLLSDTDRTRMDLLRDRHINRPRQTVYEKNILDLTEKVEGLKERMQDLDKPLRIVNRALWEETSNFSEKELKSFGAKLKERNNFFRKMSKVKSHEMKEVLYSQLVQANLEEQQKLRGRIEKADEMIKSLDDCIHELETEIAAVEEKGTDDSPSQQSIQKELQKVTMELADHERQTSELDMQKTQNSSKLKRVIAETKNLESHVDMLNVVNEWNLGGKTEDSTLYTFLHNTVHLELQYEKSNENDAENQPDRKISHIKVNLQLDDEKSQDHARLVHKLVSQYISEETSWVEKYPTSRHVPKLLHDVSLVVSRCRLLGEEVRLLKMWGSLRFDILNISCVDTNVHIVFSSLKKMSKFEVTFSVSLTNKLCVLQVQSFRNVFGSTTIEQIKEIVASISSTKKLLTKIVKKSHETLLC, from the exons atGGAGCCATCAGATCCTGCCAAAAATGA GGGAGGCAGTGGATACAGGCGGCGCCTTTCCTCA ATTTTGAAAGCACCAAGGAAATCAATCAGAGTACCAGACCAAGAGCAACAGGAAAATAAG GTGGAGTGTGCCAAACCAGTGGAAAAGAGAAATTCCAGAAGAGTCAGTTTTGCCCCTGCCAATGATGTTCTTCTGTTTTCAAA GGATGTAAAAAATGTCTCTCCTGCTCAGAGTCCCTTACAAGCATTAATGGCAGCAA cagcagacccaCAAAACAG ggTGCAGTTTGCGATCACAGAAGATGGGATTCAACAAATTACAG GAATGGACACCTTGTTAAATGCTCCTCTACATGCCTCTCAACAAAATGATAAG GTCACCCTTGATTCTGGCATGGAATTTGGGGAGAGAACAGTGATGTTTTCAACAGAGGATGCGTTCATGGACATGACCCACTGCCACACCATAAACATAGCCAGGGATGAAGAACTTGCTGATATTTCCTTGCAGAACTATCACATTTTACCCACTGGAGGagagaaaacagtgattttctCTGCAGATGATGGCTCAATGGATATGACCATGAATCAATCAGTAAACATGCCAAGTGGAACAGCATCTCTACCCACCAGCAGGAGCATGGATTCAAGAGCAGAGAAGGAAAACAAGTCTTCGTCAGTGTCTCCTTTGGATGCTGATTTTGGAAACTTCCTTGCAAGCCTCTCCAAACCAGGTCGCCCTAGTGTAAACCCCATAGTCACCAGAAAGACGTCTACTGTCGGGGTATCTTCTGGACAACCAAACAACTCCCTGGCCCTGAGTAGAACACAACAGGCTGATGTGGATAAGGAAAATCAGCCGCCTTCTTCTGTTTCCGTGGTTATGGAGAAGACATTAAACATGCCCAGTGCACTCTATCCAGAGGATGATGTGAGCATGGATATGACAGAAGCTCAGACAGGACGCATTCAGgcttttgatgatgatgatgatgatgatgatgatgatgggccttttaagtgtcttttccCTTCACAAGAAATGTACTCCCAACTTGGCAACAAATTCTCACAGACATCGGGGAAGACCAAGCAGCAGCAGAGTAGGAAAACGATGCCAGCTCTCAACTCTAAAG ATATGACATCCATGAAGAATCCTCCCCCACGTGTGTCTCTACCAGGACAACAG TTCAACTTTGAGCAGAAAGaagaacacagagagaaaaccaTTGTGTTTTCTGCGAGTGAAGACTTTATGGACATGACCAAGAGTCACACTGTAAACATCTCCAGTGGTTCATTTCTTCCTCCAAGTAAAAATTTGGGCATTCTTCAGAGTGGAAGAATAATTGACAACACAGCATCTGAACAGGGAAGAAAAGTTGAGAATCGGTCAGCAAAGGACGTGGATGAAGGATTTAAAAACTTCCTAGCAAGTCTTACCAAATCAAGCGCTCGCAGTGCTAAACCTGTGAGCACTGGTGTGGTTCCTCCTCCAGCAGCTTCCAAGAGCTTTGGAGAAACATTTAAAGGAGAAGCAATCCGTCCAGACAAGGATACTAGCATGGAGGGACTCCCTGGTTCAGATGACCCTTTTCAGTTTCTTGTTCCCACCAAAGACATGTACCAGAACAGTGACAGTCTGCAGAGTGCAAAGATGACTTCAGGACAGAAGAACAGCAAAGTACAAGAATCTTCTAATTGTGCAG GTTTCGAAACTTCATTGAAGCCATCTTTGAAGTCAAAGGTTCAGAGAAATGAG GTTGAATATGATTTTGAAGAAgactgcagagagaaaacagtGAGGTTTTCTGCAGATGATTCAGCCATGGATGTGACTAGGAGCTACACTGTAAATATTGCAACTGATGTTGTCAAAAAGTTGCACCAGAATGTGGAGTCTTTACCTGCATGCGGAGAGAAAACAGTGAGATTCAATGCAAATGATGCAGCCATGGATGTGACTAGGAGCTACACTGTAAATATTGCTACTAGTTTGGATGCACAACAAAAAGAGGATTTCCTGTCAGCTTGTGGAGACAAGACACTGAGGTTTACTGAAAAGGAGGCAGCTATGGATGTCACACAAAGTCACACAGTAAATATCGCTACCAATTTGGATCAAGAAGTACTGCAGGGTGTTGATCTCTTACCTTCATGTGAAGACAAGACGCTAAGATTTGATGGTAATGATGCAGCCATGGATGTAACCCAGTGCCACACTGTAAACATCTCTGGTTCATTTCTTCCTTCAAGTACAGATGAGGACATTCTTCAGAGTGGAAGAAAAATGGACAATGTGGCATCtcaacagagaagaaaaactgaGAACCTGTCAGCAAAGGATGTGGATGAAGGATTTAAAAACTTCCTAGCAAGTCTTACCAAATCAAGCGCACCCAGCGCTAAACCTGTGAGCACTGGCGTGGTTCCTCCTCCAGCAGCTTCCAAGAGCTTTGGAGAAACATTTAAAGGAGAAGCAATCCATCCAGACAAGGATACTAACATGGAGGGACTCCCTGGTTCAGATGACCCTTTTCAGTTTCTTGTTCCCACCAAAGACATGTACCAGAACAGTGACAGTCTGCAGAGTGCAAAGATGACTTCAGGACAGAAGAACAACAAAGTACAAGAACCTTCTAATCGTGCAG GTTTCGAAACTTCATTGAAGCCATCTTTGAAGTCAAAGGTTCAGAGAAATGAG GTTGAATATGATTTTGAAGAAgactgcagagagaaaacagtGAGGTTTTCTGCAGATGATGCAGCCATGGATGTGACTAGGAGCTACACTGTAAATATTGCAACTGATGTTGTCAAACAGTTGCACCAGAATTTGGACTCTTTACCAGCCTGTGGAGAAAAAACAGTGAGGTTCAGTGCAGACGATGCAGCCATGGATGTGACTAGGAGCTACACTGTAAATATTGCAACTGATGTTGTCAAAGAGCCTCACCAAAATGTGGACTTTTTACCTGCCTGTGGAGAGAAAACAGTGAGGTTCAGTGCAGATGATGCAGCCATGGATGTGACTAGGAGCTACACTGTAAATATTGCAACTGATGTCAAAGAGCCTCACCAAAATGTGGACTCTTTACCTGCCTGTGCAGAGAAAACAGTGAGGTTTTCTGCAGACGATGCTGCCATGGATGTGACTAGGAGCTACACTGTAAATATTGCAACTGATGTTGTCAAAGAGCCTCACCAAAATGTGGACTCTTTACTACCCTGTGGAGAGAAAACAGTGAGGTTCAGTGCAGATGATGCAGCCATGGATGAGACAAGAAGTTGCACTGTAAATATTGCCACCAATGATGCAGCCATGGATGAAACCCAGTGCCTCGCTGTAAATATTACAAGAAGTTCAGCTCCAGATTCAGTTATTCCAAACCAAGATTCCAATTCCATAACCACCCAGAaagatgatgtttttcatggaaTGAGTAGAGAAATTGAACAATATCATCCACATAGAAACAGATCTTTACCAGCAAACTCTTTGGATTCAGGATTAAAAATCTCCCAGCCCAGAACTAGTCGCTCTTGGGGTAATTCTCGTTTAACTAAAGGGGAccctcaagaaactgaagaccCAGATGCCTTCCTAGATGACCCTAAAACACAGAAGAATGATGTGAATGGAGGAAAAGCAgcaaatgaaaacatgacagcAGCTGATGTTAGCATGGATATGAATGAAGCTCAAACTGGCCAAATTCTAAATCCTGTATCTGGAGATGAATCACCTCAAGTCTGTTCATCCACACAAGAAATGGATCTTGATTCTGACCAGTctaagaaaacagaaatgtctttacAGAACAATAAAGTACCAGAAGCATCCTGCACAGATGATGTGAAAACAGCAAATCGTACAGATTCTCTTGACTCAAATGAAAGTGAGATATGGAAAGAACCAGAaccaaaaaatcaaactttctcTTTAGCTCAGAAGACTGAAAGCTCACCTGCTGCTATTGATGATGAGGCAGCGGTTTCACGAAAGTTTAGAAGGAAAAGTTTAGCTGATCTTCAATCAAAACTCAGACGTTTGAGCCATTTGCTAAACACAGCTCCTGATGCTGTTCCCATGGAAAGCTGTACAGTGACGTTGCCTGTGCTGGACcaaaacatggacaaaagtcCCAAAGACAAAACAAATTCCCTGCCACTTGTCGAGCCTGAATCTGAACTTGGGTTTGTGACCACTGAAGAAGATGCACATGCTCAATGTCTGCTGCAAGAAGGAGAAACCTCCACTGCTACTACAACTCCATTCAAGCTGAAGACCAAACAACTCATGTCAAGACTCTCAGTTGGAGGCTTCAAGGCAAAACTCCCCCAAAGAACCAAACCTGAGGATTCAAAGAAGGTGAATTCTGTTGGAGAACATACAAAGACAATGACTGTAAACGTCACTCATCAGCTTGGCAACTTTGATGCAGATGTGAGCGATATTTACGATGAAGAGCTCGGTAGCTGTGAAGACATGTCAGAGATGATTGACTCAAGGACTCCTCAAAAAGCCACTGAAAACTGCAGCCCCTCTCAAAAATTAAGCATGGATTCACCTTTAGAGGTTGATGTACCATTCTTTATTAGCCCAGTCTGTGGAAACAAGAGGCCATTAGCAACGGATGAAAAGGATATGGGGGAGGatgagaagaggaggaaatcaTCTGACGAGATGGCTGCTGACATTGAAGAG GAATTTAAGTCACATGTCTATGTCGCTGTGGACTCTGATGGCAACATGACCACGGCTCCAAGCATGACAACACAGAGCACTGATTTCTCCAACAGCAGTCACACAGCCAGCAGACATGAAGCTACATTTGAGTCAA ctttcaaACAAAGCTTGTTTGAGTCCCAGCTTGAAGGATACGCCAATGACGTACAGAGG aagCTCGCCGATGGTACCATCACAGTGCTGGAGTTCTTTAAACTCTTCAACATCGACTTTGTCATCCATAATCCTCGGCAAAGTGTCCTTCCTGGCAGA CTCTTGTCAGACACGGATCGCACACGGATGGATTTACTCAGAGACAGACATATCAACCGTCCCAGACAGACCGTGTATGAGAAGAACATCCTGGACCTGACAGAAAAAGTAGAAGG GTTAAAGGAGCGAATGCAGGACCTAGACAAGCCACTGCGGATTGTCAATAGAGCTTTATGGGAGGAAACAAGCAATTTTTCAGAGAAAGAG CTCAAATCTTTTGGTGCCAAACTGAAAGAGAGAAATAACTTCTTCAGAAAGATGAGTAAAGTGAAGTCGCACGAAATGAAGGAGGTCTTATACTCACAACTTGTGCAAGCAAACCTG gaGGAGCAGCAGAAGTTGAGAGGAAGAATCGAGAAAGCAGATGAGATGATAAAAAGTTTGGATGACTGCATTCATGAGTTAGAGACAG AAATTGCTGCAGTTGAAGAAAAAGGGACAGACGACTCACCTAGTCAGCAGTCGATCCAAAAAG agctGCAGAAGGTCACAATGGAACTGGCTGATCATGAACG ACAAACATCTGAGCTGGACATGCAGAAGACCCAGAATTCAAGTAAACTGAAAAGGGTTATAGCTGAGACGAAGAACCTTGAGAGCCATGTGGACATGCTGAATGT GGTGAATGAATGGAATTTGGGGGGAAAGACAGAAGACAGCACACTCTACACTTTCTTACACAACACCGTCCACCTAGAGCTGCAGTATGAGAAATCAAATG AAAATGATGCAGAAAATCAGCCTGACAGGAAAATATCACACATTAAGGTCAACCTTCAGCTTGATG ATGAGAAGTCTCAGGACCACGCACGCCTCGTTCACAAACTTGTCTCCCAGTACATCAGTGAAGAAACTTCCTGGGTGGAGAAGTATCCGACAAGTAGACACGTTCCAAAG CTGCTTCATGATGTGAGTCTGGTCGTGAGTCGCTGTCGCCTGCTGGGAGAGGAAGTGCGTCTGCTGAAAATGTGGGGTAGTCTGAGGTTTGATATTCTCAACATCAGCTGTGTAGACACTAA CGTGCACATTGTCTTCAGCAGTCTGAAGAAAATGTCCAAGTTTGAGGTGACCTTCTCTGTAAGTCTGACCAACAAACTCTGTGTCCTTCAAGTGCAAAGCTTCAGAAACGTGTTCGGAAGCACAAC GATTGAGCAGATTAAGGAGATTGTGGCATCGATCAGTTCGACAAAGAAACTCTTGACGAAGATTGTCAAAAAGAGTCATGAAACTCTGCTCTGCTGA